The Sphingomonas alpina genome has a segment encoding these proteins:
- a CDS encoding cytochrome b/b6 domain-containing protein produces MTDPSPIADPASSDPVDAAATPATSALSGARSYTRVAIALHWIIALCLLGQIALGWGLNDVPDGPARYAAFQLHKSIGISILLLSVARLAWRLLHPAPPGEPMPRWQRLASGVVHWGLYAIMIGLPATGWIMVSTSKLAIPTRLFGLVPWPSIPGLSNLEPATRAIWNSFGSNGHAVLVYVTIALLVLHLGAVLKHQLIDRDRVFARMAPGALPGWKEPRFWGLAALALIAVLIGSSLARERGPHRAATQRPTAQLPAALGAVPTASPASTVTPSPGVTPLVPTPTPTPAESAARLVRWTVQDGQLGFSTNWADTPITGSFSRWTADIVFSPELLDRSSLTVRIDLASVSTGDSQRDAALPTSDWFDVATHPSAVFRSERIRSTGGDNYVASGTLDLRGIRKKFSLPFTVRIKDESAAAHGTFTIDRTLFGVGQGEWSTTDQIPAAVAVKFSLRARGTAAK; encoded by the coding sequence ATGACCGATCCAAGTCCGATTGCCGATCCTGCGAGTAGCGATCCGGTCGATGCAGCCGCCACCCCCGCCACCTCCGCCTTGTCCGGCGCAAGATCGTACACGCGTGTGGCGATCGCGCTGCACTGGATCATCGCGCTGTGTCTCCTCGGGCAGATCGCGCTGGGATGGGGCCTGAACGACGTCCCGGACGGGCCTGCGCGCTATGCGGCGTTCCAGCTGCACAAGTCGATCGGGATATCGATCCTGCTGCTCAGCGTCGCTCGCCTCGCCTGGCGCCTGCTGCATCCGGCTCCTCCCGGGGAGCCAATGCCCCGCTGGCAGCGCCTGGCCTCGGGTGTCGTCCATTGGGGTCTCTATGCCATCATGATCGGCCTGCCCGCGACCGGATGGATCATGGTGTCGACCAGCAAGCTGGCCATTCCGACACGGCTGTTTGGCTTGGTGCCATGGCCCTCGATCCCGGGCCTGTCCAACCTCGAACCCGCGACCAGGGCGATCTGGAACAGTTTCGGCAGCAATGGCCATGCGGTGCTGGTCTATGTCACCATCGCCTTGCTGGTGCTGCATCTCGGCGCCGTTCTGAAGCATCAGCTCATCGACAGGGACCGAGTGTTCGCGCGCATGGCGCCGGGGGCCCTGCCCGGTTGGAAAGAACCGCGTTTCTGGGGTCTCGCCGCATTGGCGCTGATTGCCGTGCTGATTGGCTCCAGCCTGGCGCGTGAGCGGGGACCACATCGTGCCGCCACCCAGCGTCCGACCGCCCAATTGCCGGCAGCGCTCGGCGCCGTACCGACCGCGTCGCCGGCTTCGACGGTGACTCCATCGCCGGGTGTGACACCGCTCGTTCCGACGCCCACGCCCACACCGGCTGAATCCGCAGCCCGGCTCGTCCGCTGGACGGTACAGGACGGGCAGCTCGGCTTCTCCACCAACTGGGCCGATACGCCCATTACCGGATCCTTCTCGCGCTGGACCGCGGATATCGTCTTCTCACCCGAACTTCTCGATCGGTCGAGCCTGACGGTTCGCATCGATCTCGCATCGGTATCGACCGGAGACAGTCAGCGCGACGCCGCCTTGCCGACCTCCGACTGGTTCGATGTTGCCACACATCCTTCCGCCGTCTTTCGCAGCGAGCGAATCCGATCCACCGGCGGCGACAATTATGTCGCGAGCGGAACGCTTGACCTGCGCGGCATACGAAAGAAGTTCAGCTTGCCCTTCACCGTCAGGATCAAGGATGAGTCCGCAGCAGCGCATGGCACGTTCACGATCGACCGGACCCTGTTTGGGGTCGGTCAGGGGGAGTGGTCGACGACCGACCAGATTCCCGCCGCCGTTGCGGTGAAATTCTCGCTCCGGGCCAGGGGAACGGCCGCCAAATGA